A window from Lactiplantibacillus pentosus encodes these proteins:
- a CDS encoding cation:proton antiporter, with amino-acid sequence MDYVGSLALILIVTAVAGHLSVRMGLPAVIGQLLSGIVLGPAVLGWVSATSFIKDFAELGVIILMFMAGLESNLQLLKKYWRPSLLVAVLGVILPVGVIDWCSQMFHLNATESLFLGVTFAATSVSISVAVLKELGALDGKEGTTILGAAVVDDVLAVLILSLMISLFGSEVSGGGSHASTNLGLSLAIQLAFFIALFFVVKWVVPHLMAVGNALLVPTSITLMSLVICFGLSYLADMIGLSAVIGAFFAGIAVGQTDYHEVIDDHIQPIGNAVFIPVFFVSIGLNMSFNGFLSDFWFIVVITIAAIITKLLGAGIGARLAGFNWLSGYEIGAGMVSRGEMALIIAQIGYQGKLLSADRYSAVITAIILTTLIAPLLLRGAVKRQAAA; translated from the coding sequence ATGGATTACGTTGGTAGTTTAGCATTAATTTTAATCGTGACCGCAGTCGCCGGCCATTTGAGTGTCCGCATGGGCTTACCGGCCGTGATTGGTCAGTTATTGAGTGGTATCGTCTTGGGTCCCGCTGTGCTCGGCTGGGTCTCAGCCACGAGTTTCATCAAGGACTTCGCCGAACTGGGCGTTATCATTTTGATGTTCATGGCCGGGTTGGAAAGTAATTTACAGTTATTAAAAAAATATTGGCGTCCCAGCCTGTTAGTCGCCGTGCTGGGTGTGATTTTACCCGTCGGCGTCATTGATTGGTGCAGTCAGATGTTTCATTTGAATGCCACTGAAAGTTTATTTTTGGGCGTGACCTTTGCGGCGACGTCGGTTTCCATTTCCGTGGCCGTGTTGAAAGAACTCGGCGCACTCGATGGTAAGGAAGGTACCACGATTCTGGGTGCCGCCGTCGTGGATGACGTACTGGCCGTGCTGATTTTAAGTCTGATGATTAGCCTATTCGGTAGTGAAGTCAGCGGTGGGGGCAGCCACGCCTCGACTAATCTGGGACTGTCATTAGCGATTCAGTTGGCGTTCTTCATCGCACTGTTCTTCGTGGTCAAATGGGTCGTGCCACACTTGATGGCTGTCGGGAATGCACTACTAGTGCCGACGTCGATTACGCTGATGTCGCTGGTGATTTGTTTTGGCCTCTCTTATTTAGCCGATATGATTGGCCTGAGTGCCGTGATTGGGGCATTTTTCGCTGGTATTGCAGTTGGTCAGACCGATTATCACGAGGTCATTGATGACCATATCCAGCCGATTGGGAACGCAGTCTTCATCCCGGTCTTCTTCGTCAGCATCGGCTTGAACATGTCATTTAATGGCTTCCTGAGCGATTTCTGGTTCATTGTCGTGATTACGATTGCGGCGATCATCACGAAATTACTCGGGGCCGGAATTGGTGCACGTTTAGCCGGCTTCAACTGGTTGAGTGGGTATGAAATCGGGGCTGGGATGGTCTCGCGGGGTGAAATGGCGTTGATTATTGCGCAGATTGGGTATCAAGGAAAGTTGTTGTCAGCTGACCGGTATTCGGCAGTTATCACGGCAATTATTTTGACGACCTTGATTGCCCCGTTGCTCCTGCGTGGGGCAGTTAAACGGCAGGCAGCTGCTTGA
- a CDS encoding ABC transporter ATP-binding protein, with the protein MTQPVLALKNINKQFGHGHTAVNALTDANFEVSAGQFVAIIGPSGSGKSTFLTIAAGLQTPTNGQVVLNGQPLTNQTEKQRLAYRFNEIGFILQSSNLIPFLTVREQFKLVDKMAKRKFNQSGTDELLAELALTEVRNAYPSDLSGGERQRVAIARALYNDPSVILADEPTASLDTPRSIDVVKRLATEAHQHNKAIVMVTHDQRLIDDCDVVYQIEDGKMSRRD; encoded by the coding sequence ATGACACAACCAGTCTTAGCTTTAAAAAATATCAATAAACAATTCGGTCACGGTCATACGGCGGTCAACGCCCTAACTGACGCCAACTTCGAAGTCAGTGCTGGACAATTTGTGGCCATCATCGGGCCATCCGGTTCCGGTAAGTCGACCTTCTTGACGATTGCGGCCGGCCTACAAACGCCAACCAACGGGCAAGTCGTTTTAAACGGCCAGCCACTGACCAATCAGACCGAGAAACAACGACTCGCCTACCGGTTTAACGAAATTGGCTTTATTCTGCAAAGCTCCAACCTGATTCCGTTTCTCACCGTCCGTGAGCAGTTCAAATTAGTCGACAAAATGGCGAAACGGAAGTTCAACCAATCAGGTACGGATGAATTACTAGCTGAATTAGCCTTAACTGAGGTTCGCAATGCTTACCCGAGTGACCTCTCCGGTGGTGAACGTCAACGGGTCGCCATCGCCCGCGCACTCTACAACGACCCCAGCGTTATCCTCGCCGACGAACCCACTGCCAGCTTGGATACCCCGCGTTCAATCGACGTGGTCAAACGCCTCGCCACTGAAGCCCACCAACACAACAAGGCGATCGTCATGGTGACCCATGACCAACGTCTCATTGACGACTGCGATGTGGTGTATCAGATTGAAGACGGTAAAATGAGCCGGCGCGATTAG
- a CDS encoding dihydrofolate reductase family protein produces the protein MRKVQFYGAISIDGYLATKDNRLDWLFQTPGANDAPTEAFMQQVDTAIMGRHTYEYTMEQTTDQLINPYNPATRNIVMTSQPQPGDERTQFTNSPVADIVQDLRLAPGRNIWIVGGAGVLMPLLAADLIDDLYIQIAPIILGTGIPLFTAVAHKQRFELVATNHYDQLAEVHFQRLPTE, from the coding sequence ATGCGTAAAGTTCAGTTTTATGGGGCCATTTCAATTGACGGTTACCTTGCGACTAAAGATAATCGTCTCGACTGGTTATTCCAGACGCCCGGCGCTAACGATGCCCCTACCGAAGCGTTCATGCAGCAAGTTGATACGGCCATTATGGGTCGCCATACTTACGAGTACACGATGGAGCAAACGACCGATCAGCTCATTAATCCTTACAATCCAGCGACTCGCAACATTGTGATGACGAGCCAGCCGCAACCAGGTGACGAGCGCACGCAATTCACCAACAGCCCGGTCGCAGACATTGTTCAAGACCTCCGACTAGCGCCTGGTCGTAACATCTGGATCGTTGGTGGCGCCGGCGTCTTAATGCCACTACTCGCCGCGGACCTGATTGACGACCTCTACATTCAAATCGCACCAATCATCCTCGGTACTGGCATTCCACTGTTCACTGCCGTGGCCCATAAGCAACGCTTTGAACTGGTCGCAACCAACCACTATGACCAACTCGCTGAAGTCCATTTTCAACGACTGCCAACTGAATAG
- a CDS encoding MDR family MFS transporter, translating to MPTQNSTLPLDANGKPYHRTWLVLTLLVGTFTTFITQTLLTTAFPTLMTDFHISATAVQWLTTGFMLIMGIMIPVSAWLLTRINSKYLYLTAMVIFGLGTTLAYFAVNFQMLLIARMIQAMGVGISAPVFQTIMSSVYPPEKRGSAMGTAGIVIGLAPAIGPTLSGWIIDNYSWRALFLFILPINILVIIVSLFTLRKVLPTSKQPIDWWSVLISTIGFGSMLYGFSSVGNSGWGDPIVLTTLVIGLIFIGLFVWRQLHMDQPLLELRVFKIPAFTLSAILTALAYMAMMGVEMILPMYIQTVLGRSAMDSGLILLPGAIMMGIMSPITGRIFDHMGARRLAMTGMLLLTLGTAFFLSISATTPILWIIVVYAIRMFGLTMVTMPVTTTGINALPFRLISHGTAANNTLRQVAASMGTAVLISVYSSVAKWQMPAHHLLTQAPLKYKQAGITATLTGYHMASVVSLIFCAIGFGLTYFLKANHSTTLSQEDDAA from the coding sequence ATGCCAACTCAGAATTCAACGTTACCGCTCGATGCAAACGGCAAACCTTACCACCGGACTTGGTTAGTGTTGACTTTGCTCGTCGGAACGTTTACGACTTTTATCACTCAAACGTTGTTAACCACGGCTTTTCCAACGTTAATGACTGATTTTCACATTTCCGCAACCGCTGTTCAGTGGTTGACCACCGGCTTCATGCTGATTATGGGTATTATGATTCCGGTCAGTGCTTGGTTACTCACCCGAATCAATTCCAAATATTTATACCTAACTGCCATGGTCATCTTTGGCCTGGGAACGACGCTGGCGTACTTCGCCGTTAACTTTCAGATGTTACTGATTGCCCGAATGATTCAGGCAATGGGGGTCGGAATTTCCGCACCGGTCTTTCAGACCATCATGTCATCGGTCTACCCGCCAGAAAAACGGGGCTCAGCGATGGGAACGGCCGGAATCGTTATTGGTCTAGCACCAGCCATCGGTCCGACCCTCTCCGGATGGATCATTGATAACTATTCTTGGCGGGCGCTCTTCCTATTCATCCTGCCAATCAATATTCTCGTCATCATCGTGTCATTATTTACGTTACGAAAAGTGTTGCCAACCTCTAAACAACCGATTGATTGGTGGTCGGTATTAATCTCCACGATTGGTTTTGGTAGCATGCTGTACGGCTTCTCATCCGTCGGCAATTCCGGCTGGGGCGACCCAATCGTACTCACGACCTTAGTCATCGGCCTGATTTTCATCGGTCTCTTCGTCTGGCGGCAACTTCACATGGATCAGCCATTATTGGAATTACGCGTCTTTAAAATTCCAGCGTTTACCCTATCCGCCATTTTGACCGCCCTCGCCTACATGGCCATGATGGGTGTCGAAATGATTTTACCGATGTACATTCAAACGGTACTCGGTCGTTCAGCCATGGACTCCGGACTGATTTTATTGCCTGGTGCCATTATGATGGGGATCATGAGCCCGATTACCGGTCGTATCTTCGACCATATGGGTGCTCGTCGGCTTGCGATGACCGGGATGTTATTACTGACACTCGGAACCGCCTTCTTCCTGTCGATTAGCGCGACGACTCCTATCCTGTGGATCATTGTCGTTTACGCGATCCGGATGTTTGGCCTAACGATGGTGACAATGCCCGTTACGACCACTGGTATCAACGCATTACCATTCCGCTTGATTTCTCACGGGACTGCCGCTAACAATACGTTACGGCAAGTTGCCGCTTCAATGGGGACCGCCGTCCTCATCAGTGTCTACTCGAGTGTGGCCAAGTGGCAAATGCCAGCCCACCACCTCTTGACCCAAGCGCCGCTGAAATACAAGCAAGCTGGTATCACGGCAACTTTAACGGGTTATCACATGGCGTCCGTCGTTTCTCTGATTTTCTGTGCAATTGGCTTTGGTTTGACCTACTTCTTGAAGGCCAACCATTCGACCACACTCAGTCAGGAGGATGATGCCGCATGA
- a CDS encoding YczE/YyaS/YitT family protein yields MLNIPDFRQRFGFLIFSILLNSAANALTISTSLGSAVWTGSSVNLSDWTHISLGTTLLLYGVVVTILNQLLLGHFDRRRFISNLLYIVPFSYLVQFIGYFWDWLRIPALPLIPRLILNVLGLLGVAAAVSIYQRCNLIQHPNDDLSYILRFRFLHGSAIIAQWTSYLPPLAIIVISFFATGHLRAIGFGTAFALIAQGAIMGWSDHHVFPRLKHHVDVAQAHHSA; encoded by the coding sequence GTGTTGAATATTCCAGATTTTCGTCAACGTTTTGGTTTCTTAATTTTTTCCATCTTACTTAATTCTGCCGCTAATGCTCTGACGATTTCAACTAGTCTTGGGAGTGCGGTCTGGACTGGCTCCAGCGTTAACCTCTCCGACTGGACGCATATCTCACTCGGAACGACACTCCTCTTATATGGCGTGGTCGTCACCATCCTCAATCAACTGTTATTGGGGCATTTTGACCGGCGCCGCTTTATTTCTAATCTCCTATACATCGTGCCGTTTAGCTACCTCGTGCAGTTTATCGGCTATTTCTGGGATTGGCTGAGAATTCCGGCACTCCCACTGATTCCGCGTCTGATTCTCAACGTCTTAGGCTTGTTAGGGGTGGCCGCGGCCGTGTCCATTTATCAACGGTGTAATTTAATTCAACATCCCAACGATGACTTATCGTACATTTTACGGTTCCGGTTCCTCCACGGCTCAGCCATCATCGCGCAATGGACCAGTTATCTGCCACCTCTCGCGATCATCGTCATCTCATTTTTCGCCACTGGACACCTGCGTGCGATCGGGTTCGGTACCGCCTTTGCCTTAATTGCCCAAGGCGCCATCATGGGCTGGTCGGATCACCACGTCTTTCCACGCCTCAAGCACCACGTCGACGTTGCTCAGGCCCATCACTCCGCTTAA
- a CDS encoding AEC family transporter, translating into MNLTQLTSQIVLMFILMLVGLLVNKLGFMHAQTSTDLTNILLYIVSPCLIIQAFEQSFSADRLQLLARVIVGIIIIYIIMIIVTQLLFKPVADPNLRRIMRYGSVYSNAGFMGIPLTSSLFGATGVFFAVASLAAFNIFSWTHGISLFTGRQGNRRENFKQIVLNPNIIAIVVGLILFVTSFRLPTIANSAIKYVSSVNTPLSMIVIGNSLADVKLNRATLDKRLWWVLLLRNLLFPYLAIVVLQLMGITGVPLYTTVLMAACPVAGIVVLFSLKVHGNPGPAVALMSISTILSVVTIPIVFALVNLH; encoded by the coding sequence ATGAATCTTACGCAACTTACGAGTCAAATTGTTTTGATGTTCATTCTGATGTTGGTCGGACTACTGGTGAATAAGCTCGGCTTTATGCATGCCCAGACTTCGACTGACTTAACGAACATTCTATTGTACATCGTTTCACCCTGCCTGATTATTCAGGCGTTTGAGCAATCGTTCTCGGCGGATCGATTGCAGTTACTGGCACGCGTGATTGTCGGTATTATCATCATTTACATTATTATGATTATTGTGACTCAGCTATTATTCAAACCAGTGGCGGATCCAAATTTGCGGCGAATTATGCGCTACGGTTCGGTTTATTCGAACGCTGGCTTTATGGGCATTCCACTGACCAGCTCACTATTCGGTGCGACCGGTGTCTTCTTCGCGGTCGCATCGCTGGCAGCCTTTAACATTTTCAGTTGGACGCATGGCATTAGTCTGTTTACTGGCCGACAAGGGAACCGCCGTGAAAACTTCAAGCAAATCGTGTTGAATCCCAATATCATTGCGATCGTGGTCGGTTTAATTCTGTTCGTGACGTCATTTCGGTTACCGACCATCGCGAATAGTGCGATTAAATACGTCAGCTCAGTCAACACGCCGCTATCGATGATCGTCATCGGTAATAGCTTGGCGGATGTCAAACTAAATCGCGCCACACTTGATAAGCGCCTCTGGTGGGTGCTGTTGCTCCGTAATTTACTATTTCCCTACCTAGCGATTGTCGTCCTGCAGCTGATGGGAATCACCGGTGTGCCGCTGTATACGACCGTGTTGATGGCCGCCTGCCCAGTTGCCGGCATCGTCGTCTTATTTTCGCTGAAAGTCCATGGCAACCCCGGCCCCGCGGTCGCACTCATGAGTATTTCAACAATTTTAAGTGTTGTCACGATTCCAATCGTCTTTGCACTGGTAAACTTACATTAG
- a CDS encoding ECF transporter S component, with protein MRKIKTRTITLLALCIALNFVGSNIALMLKLPIYLDSIGTVLAAAVFGPLGGMLAGGATGVIVGATTDLYSLFFMPVQLVTGLVAGLLYRRVKPGTWRSNWWLAAVISLPGTLLSTAITVILFQGITSSGSSMLVQLLLGTGMAKPLAVFLIQVGTDYLDRFITVYVVALVYRALRYKLPQAN; from the coding sequence ATGCGAAAAATAAAGACGCGGACGATTACCTTATTAGCGCTGTGCATCGCTTTGAACTTCGTCGGGAGTAACATTGCACTGATGCTAAAATTACCGATTTACCTTGATTCGATTGGCACGGTCCTCGCTGCGGCGGTCTTTGGGCCACTCGGTGGGATGCTGGCTGGTGGTGCGACGGGTGTGATCGTCGGTGCCACGACTGATTTATACTCACTATTTTTCATGCCAGTTCAATTGGTGACGGGGCTAGTTGCCGGTCTGCTCTACCGGCGGGTCAAACCTGGAACATGGCGGTCCAACTGGTGGTTAGCGGCGGTCATCTCGTTACCCGGCACACTGTTGTCGACGGCAATCACCGTGATATTGTTCCAAGGCATCACATCATCAGGTTCTAGCATGCTAGTCCAACTGTTATTAGGGACTGGAATGGCAAAACCACTGGCCGTGTTCTTGATTCAGGTGGGTACTGATTACCTCGACCGCTTTATTACGGTATACGTGGTCGCGCTGGTGTATCGCGCCTTACGCTACAAATTACCACAAGCTAATTAG
- a CDS encoding aspartate ammonia-lyase, translated as MRIEADCIGELAVPDDALYGIHTLRAVHNFPISTELMHPLIIQSLVQIKKAAASVNAAAGTLTSAKAQAIIAACNQLLLGRYADNFIVPAIQGGAGTSANMNVNEVVANLAHQLVPAVTVHPNDDVNQSQSTNDTFPTAGKMALQIQLPGLLTSLSRLVQTLLVKSQRYQDAIKVGRTQLEDAVPTTYGRTFHAYYQLFKRDLSRIRQAGEQLQRVNLGGTAIGTGINATATYQQQILQELQRNTGLTLVAADDLIDATQNCDLFVTFSAAMKTLAVDLSKFSNDLRLLASGPQAGFGELNLPAQQAGSSIMPGKINPVIPEVVNQVAFEVMGNDTTVTMAAEAGQLELNAFEPIMLRALLASETHLQHAIETLVDHCVRQLTVNRERCADQVAHSAITATVLAPYLGYEMTTSLIKEALAAHQAIPALLRQRELLPEALIDQLFSPTGLMQPRMAQTPPLNVAAK; from the coding sequence ATGCGAATTGAAGCAGATTGTATTGGTGAGTTAGCGGTTCCAGACGATGCCCTATATGGGATTCATACCTTGCGTGCGGTCCATAATTTTCCGATTTCTACGGAATTGATGCATCCGCTGATTATTCAAAGCCTCGTTCAAATCAAGAAGGCCGCTGCTAGTGTCAATGCGGCTGCTGGAACCTTAACGAGTGCTAAGGCGCAAGCCATTATTGCGGCATGCAATCAGTTGCTGCTCGGACGTTACGCGGATAACTTCATTGTCCCAGCGATTCAAGGTGGCGCCGGCACTTCGGCGAACATGAACGTCAATGAAGTCGTTGCTAATCTGGCGCACCAATTAGTGCCAGCGGTGACTGTGCATCCCAACGATGACGTCAACCAATCACAATCGACCAATGACACGTTTCCGACGGCTGGTAAAATGGCACTGCAGATCCAACTGCCAGGTTTATTGACGTCCCTCAGTCGACTGGTCCAGACGCTGTTAGTCAAGTCTCAGCGTTATCAGGACGCCATCAAAGTTGGGCGAACCCAGCTTGAAGACGCGGTCCCCACCACCTATGGACGGACCTTTCATGCCTATTACCAGTTGTTCAAACGCGATTTGAGCCGGATTCGGCAGGCGGGGGAACAGTTACAGCGGGTCAATTTAGGTGGGACGGCAATTGGGACTGGCATCAACGCCACTGCGACCTATCAGCAACAGATTCTGCAAGAGCTACAGCGGAATACGGGGTTAACTTTGGTGGCTGCGGATGATTTGATCGACGCGACGCAAAATTGTGATTTGTTTGTCACCTTTTCGGCCGCGATGAAGACCCTAGCTGTCGACCTATCAAAATTCAGCAACGACTTACGATTGTTGGCGAGTGGGCCCCAAGCCGGATTTGGTGAGCTGAATTTACCTGCTCAACAAGCTGGCTCCTCAATTATGCCTGGAAAAATCAACCCGGTTATTCCAGAAGTGGTCAACCAAGTCGCATTTGAAGTGATGGGCAACGACACAACGGTCACCATGGCGGCGGAGGCGGGGCAACTGGAACTCAATGCCTTTGAACCAATCATGTTGCGCGCCTTGTTGGCCAGCGAAACCCATTTACAACACGCTATTGAAACGCTGGTCGATCACTGTGTTCGGCAATTGACGGTCAACCGGGAACGGTGCGCAGACCAAGTCGCGCACTCCGCAATCACCGCAACGGTACTAGCACCGTATCTAGGTTATGAAATGACGACGAGCCTGATCAAGGAAGCATTGGCTGCCCATCAAGCCATCCCGGCATTACTACGCCAGCGCGAATTATTACCAGAAGCCCTCATTGACCAATTATTCTCGCCAACCGGACTAATGCAGCCCCGGATGGCCCAGACACCACCGTTAAACGTGGCTGCAAAGTAA
- a CDS encoding MFS transporter, whose protein sequence is MNSKSLNKSTVLLMAISAAIVVANINYIQPIEADIAQQFNLANAVVGAVAMLTQLGYAFGLLLIVPMGDIMNRRTLIMRLLVLAIVSALLAFVAPNIWVYAIASVLIGVTSVAPQVIIPYAGFLAPRQQRGQVLGNVLSGLLVGVLLSRTVSGVLASYLPWQMVYLIAAILIAGLWVILWQKLPHDPVTAHATTYREMIKTVPKLLRRYPVLRASAVNGFVLFGVSNIFWATLVFYLQHQYGWGSREAGLLALLGVTGVLAAPLIGRLADRFHPRTIIGLGLVLSTLAYVVFWLSGTHIAGLIVGIVILDLGTQFGQVANQARIQSIDVHASSRFNSVFMFGYFMGGALGSFCGNVLWNLAGWNGVCGLAVVVLGMGFYAHFIHYPRVAARQAQN, encoded by the coding sequence GTGAATTCAAAATCTTTAAACAAAAGTACCGTCTTATTAATGGCGATTTCCGCGGCAATCGTGGTCGCCAACATCAATTACATTCAACCAATCGAAGCGGACATTGCTCAGCAGTTCAATCTTGCTAATGCCGTCGTCGGAGCGGTGGCGATGCTGACGCAATTAGGCTATGCATTTGGCCTGCTATTGATCGTACCGATGGGTGACATCATGAATCGGCGCACGCTCATTATGCGGTTACTCGTACTCGCCATTGTTTCAGCATTGCTGGCATTTGTTGCGCCCAATATCTGGGTGTACGCCATCGCCAGTGTGTTGATTGGGGTCACCTCAGTCGCACCACAAGTGATTATTCCATACGCGGGCTTCTTAGCCCCTCGGCAGCAACGTGGTCAAGTATTGGGGAATGTTTTGAGCGGACTGTTAGTCGGGGTCTTGCTGTCACGGACGGTGAGCGGTGTGTTGGCCAGCTACCTGCCATGGCAGATGGTTTATCTGATTGCTGCCATTTTGATTGCGGGCCTGTGGGTGATTTTATGGCAAAAATTGCCCCATGATCCAGTCACTGCACATGCCACCACTTATCGGGAAATGATTAAAACGGTCCCGAAGTTGTTGCGTCGCTATCCAGTTTTGCGTGCGTCTGCGGTCAACGGGTTTGTGCTGTTTGGTGTTTCCAATATCTTCTGGGCGACCTTGGTCTTCTATTTGCAACATCAATATGGCTGGGGCAGTCGTGAAGCCGGTTTGCTGGCCTTATTAGGTGTAACGGGGGTTCTTGCAGCCCCATTGATTGGTCGGCTGGCGGACCGTTTTCATCCACGAACGATTATTGGACTGGGGTTGGTGTTGTCTACACTGGCCTACGTCGTCTTCTGGTTAAGTGGAACCCACATCGCTGGACTAATTGTTGGCATCGTGATTCTTGATTTGGGGACCCAATTCGGACAGGTCGCCAATCAGGCGCGCATCCAGAGCATCGATGTCCATGCTAGCAGCCGGTTCAATTCCGTCTTCATGTTCGGTTACTTCATGGGCGGGGCGCTCGGTTCGTTTTGCGGTAACGTCTTGTGGAACCTAGCTGGTTGGAACGGCGTTTGTGGATTAGCCGTCGTGGTACTGGGGATGGGCTTTTACGCGCACTTCATTCATTATCCACGCGTGGCAGCACGCCAGGCTCAGAATTAG
- a CDS encoding nucleoside hydrolase, translating into MNATRNVIIDCDPGIDDSLALLLALKSPALNVIGITIVCGNVPTHIGAENALKILDLADRLDIPVYLGANRPLEVSYTSAQDTHGDDGLGNSQIPEVTAVRPIQDAVSFIVDTLTEAPTTSILALGPLTNIATVLQRDPQLFEQVEQFTLMGGSYRSHGNCSPVAEYNFWCDPDAAKVVFDLMPVPIQMVGLDVTRKIVLTPSLLTYIKDINPELGSFVEKITKFYFDFHWQYERVIGCVINDPLAAAAMIDPAILAGFESYTTVATTGVARGQSIVDDHDFWHTPANSEIMTDVDVPAFWRLFLTTVFGATEPDLTQVLNQLVTPCEK; encoded by the coding sequence ATGAATGCAACCCGTAACGTTATTATTGATTGCGATCCCGGAATCGATGACAGTTTAGCATTATTACTGGCATTAAAATCACCGGCACTTAATGTGATTGGGATTACGATCGTTTGTGGAAACGTGCCCACCCACATCGGGGCAGAAAACGCCCTTAAAATTTTAGACTTGGCAGACCGATTGGATATTCCGGTCTACTTAGGTGCCAACCGCCCACTGGAAGTGTCGTATACCAGTGCACAAGACACGCACGGTGATGACGGCCTCGGGAATAGCCAGATTCCGGAAGTCACAGCGGTTCGGCCGATTCAGGATGCCGTTTCTTTTATTGTCGACACGTTGACTGAAGCGCCGACCACGTCAATTCTGGCATTGGGACCACTGACCAATATTGCCACGGTACTACAGCGTGACCCACAACTATTTGAACAAGTCGAACAGTTTACCTTGATGGGCGGCAGTTATCGTAGTCATGGCAATTGTTCACCAGTGGCGGAATATAATTTCTGGTGTGACCCGGATGCGGCCAAAGTCGTCTTTGATTTAATGCCGGTCCCGATTCAAATGGTCGGCTTAGATGTCACGCGAAAAATCGTCTTAACGCCGAGTTTGTTGACGTATATTAAAGACATCAATCCGGAACTAGGATCCTTCGTCGAAAAAATCACCAAGTTCTATTTTGATTTCCATTGGCAGTACGAACGGGTGATTGGCTGTGTCATCAATGATCCGTTGGCCGCGGCTGCGATGATCGACCCGGCCATTTTAGCGGGCTTCGAAAGTTATACGACGGTGGCGACGACGGGGGTTGCCCGCGGTCAGTCGATTGTCGATGACCATGACTTCTGGCACACGCCGGCTAATAGTGAAATTATGACGGATGTTGATGTCCCAGCATTCTGGCGGCTATTCTTGACGACTGTATTCGGGGCGACCGAGCCTGATTTGACCCAAGTCCTGAACCAATTGGTGACGCCATGCGAAAAATAA